Proteins encoded together in one Myxocyprinus asiaticus isolate MX2 ecotype Aquarium Trade chromosome 21, UBuf_Myxa_2, whole genome shotgun sequence window:
- the LOC127411920 gene encoding inactive tyrosine-protein kinase 7-like isoform X2: MQDGRSVEDSDRRFQEGSNLKFMAVDRHFDTGNFQCVASNSATGEMVTSANASFNIKWLERGPVTMNEPASEVELEDAERITLQCHIDGHPRPSSKWFKDGVQLGGKDRILTLTDLRPEDSGIYHCCARNAAGQVCSNQNITLSIIDKTLPRVVVSPEDQVVLRNEEAVFHCQFRAKPPPVLEWFHDTEPVVNKSRVIVYSNGTLHITQVKQRSTGVYKCVAQYGENKHVQVEAELRIAEIDDMGERMSRVFSANSRERVTCDPPRGQPLPEVWWEHAGDRVSSEGRVYQRDRDLIFNPTDRSDSGVYTCVAWNKAGQKEQELIVTVATSPEWITEPQDTHIEEGHPGYLHCHAQSTPDPRVTWFRRNIPISDEGSRYKLFSNGTLRINSAEVNDAQIYSCVCVSEGGSLTGHARVYILEKLKFTPVPQPSQCLQLDRESSVNCIAQGRETPTIHWSRTDGSALSSHVSQMNSVLRFRTVTRADAGNYTCVAFNSMQGEIRAYVQLTVGVHIKFKLEPEQTTVYQGHTAVFHCQASGDPPPFIQWMIKDKLLSSSTGRFQKMPNGSLVISDVTTDDTGMYTCIAGNSCNIRDSTAQLYVVEKPVHPRDGDEEKSQFKMFQTIALSVAVAVAYIIAVLGLMFYCKQRRKAKRLQKNHGGEEPETECLNGGTVQHNGQTTAEIQEEVALTNLMTTADNEKHQNCTDKLNFPRVHLQTITTLGKGVFGEVFLAKARSIEEGEEETVVVVKSLQSRDESVQSEFRRELEMFSKVRHAHIVRLLGLCRETQPHYMILEYVDLGDLKQFLRISKSNDEKIKPHPISTKTKVSICAQVADGMQHLSKQRFVHKDLAARNCLISSQRHVKVSSLSLSKDVYNSEYYHHRQVWIPLRWLPAESVFEDDFSSKSDVWAFGVLMWEVFSVGELPYTTLNDEDVLEGLQAGKLSLSPPENCPPHIFSLMSRCWASSPKERPTFSEIAQTLSELPTDTKV, from the exons gGCTGGAGAGGGGGCCGGTCACCATGAATGAACCCGCCTCAGAGGTGGAGTTAGAGGACGCTGAACGAATCACACTGCAGTGTCACATTGATGGACATCCACG ACCTAGCAGTAAATGGTTTAAAGATGGTGTTCAACTGGGAGGAAAGGATCGAATCCTGACGCTGACTGACCTCAGACCAGAGGATTCTGGGATTTACCACTGCTGCGCTCGAAATGCTGCCGGACAAGTGTGCAGTAACCAAAACATCACGCTTAGTATCATCG aTAAGACTCTTCCTCGTGTGGTGGTGTCTCCAGAAGATCAGGTGGTGTTGAGGAACGAGGAAGCCGTGTTTCACTGTCAGTTCAGAGCCAAACCGCCGCCGGTGCTCGAATGGTTTCACGACACTGAACCTGTTGTCAACAAATCACG GGTTATAGTGTACAGTAACGGCACCCTGCACATCACTCAGGTAAAGCAGCGCAGCACAGGTGTATATAAGTGTGTCGCTCAGTATGGAGAAAACAAACATGTGCAGGTGGAGGCTGAGCTCAGAATCGCAG aGATCGATGACATGGGCGAACGCATGTCTCGGGTTTTCTCCGCTAACAGCAGGGAGAGGGTGACCTGTGACCCGCCCCGGGGTCAGCCGCTGCCGGAGGTGTGGTGGGAGCATGCAGGTGATCGCGTGTCATCTGAGGGTCGTGTGTATCAGCGGGACAGAGATCTGATCTTCAACCCTACCGATAGATCAGACTCTGGCGTTTACACGTGTGTCGCATGGAATAAAGCAGGACAGAAAGAACAGGAACTCATCGTGACTGTCGCCA CGTCTCCAGAATGGATCACAGAGCCTCAGGACACACACATCGAGGAAGGTCACCCTGGATACCTGCACTGTCACGCTCAGAGCACACCTGACCCACGGGTCACATGGTTCCGCAGAAACATCCCTATCAGTGATGAG GGTTCTCGTTATAAGCTCTTCTCTAACGGGACTCTGCGGATCAACAGTGCCGAGGTGAATGACGCTCAGAtctacagctgtgtgtgtgtgagtgaaggtGGCTCGCTCACCGGACATGCTCGCGTTTATATACTGG agaagttgaagttcACCCCCGTCCCGCAGCCGTCGCAGTGTTTACAGCTGGACAGAGAGAGCAGCGTCAACTGCATCGCACAGGGACGAGAGACGCCCACAATACACTGGAGCAGAACAG atgGCAGTGCTCTCTCGTCTCATGTGAGTCAGATGAACAGTGTTCTGAGATTCAGGACAGTCACTCGTGCTGATGCAGGAAACTACACGTGTGTCGCATTTAACAGCATGCAGGGAGAGATCAGAGCATATGTACAGCTCACTGTAGGAG TTCATATCAAGTTTAAGTTGGAGCCGGAGCAGACAACTGTGTATCAGGGTCACACGGCGGTCTTTCACTGTCAGGCGTCAGGTGACCCGCCACCCTTCATCCAGTGGATGATCAAAGACAAACTGCTCAGCAGCAGCACTGGCAG GTTTCAGAAGATGCCCAATGGCTCTCTGGTCATTAGTGATGTCACCACTGATGACACGGGCATGTACACCTGTATTGCAGGTAACAGCTGTAACATCAGAGACTCTACAGCACAACTGTATGTCGTAG AGAAGCCCGTTCACCCGCGTGATGGAGACGAGGAGAAGAGTCAGTTTAAGATGTTCCAGACGATCGCGCTGTCTGTGGCGGTCGCTGTCGCTTACATCATCGCTGTGCTGGGACTCATGTTCTATTGCAAACAGAGACGTAAAGCCAAACGCCTGCAGAAGAACCACGGCGGAGAAGAACCCGAGACGGAGTGTCTTAATG GTGGCACTGTTCAGCACAACGGTCAAACAACAGCAGAGATTCAGGAGGAAGTGGCTTTAACTAACCTGATGACCACAGCAGACAATGAGAAACACCAGAACTGCACTGATAAACTGAACTTTCCCAGAGTGCACCTGCAGACAATCACAACACTGG gtaaaGGTGTGTTCGGTGAGGTGTTTCTGGCTAAAGCGCGGTCTATAGAGGAGGGTGAGGAGGAGACGGTGGTGGTGGTGAAGAGTTTACAGAGTCGAGATGAAAGCGTCCAATCAGAGTTCAGACGAGAGCTGGAGATGTTCAGTAAAGTCCGTCACGCTCATATCGTACGACTGCTGGGACTCTGCAGAGAGACGCAACCACATTACATGATTCTGGAATATGTGGATCTG ggggaTCTCAAACAGTTTCTCAGGATATCAAAGAGTAACGATGAGAAAATCAAACCTCATCCAATCAGCACCAAAACTAAA GTGTCTATATGTGCACAGGTGGCTGATGGGATGCAGCATCTGTCAAAGCAGCGTTTTGTCCATAAGGATCTTGCGGCGAGGAACTGtctcatcagcagtcagagacacGTGAAAGTGTCGTCACTCAGTCTCAGTAAAGACGTTTATAACAG TGAGTACTATCACCACAGACAGGTGTGGATTCCTCTCCGGTGGCTGCCAGCTGAGTCTGTGTTTGAGGATGATTTCTCCAGTAAGTCTGATGTATGGGCGTTTGGTGTGCTGATGTGGGAAGTGTTCAGTGTTGGTGAGCTGCCGTACACAACACTCAATGATGAAGATGTGCTGGAAG GTCTTCAGGCTGGTAAGTTGAGTTTGTCTCCTCCGGAGAACTGTCCTCCTCACATCTTCAGTCTGATGAGCCGCTGCTGGGCATCCAGCCCGAAAGAACGCCCCACTTTCAGCGAGATCGCCCAGACACTGTCCGAGTTACCCACAGACACCAAAGTCTAA